The following DNA comes from Mycolicibacterium aromaticivorans JS19b1 = JCM 16368.
CCGTCAACGGAGTCAGCGGCTCCGCCCAGCCAACGGCGGCCACGCTGCGCGAGACCATCGGGCGACTGGCGCCCGGCACTGCCCTTCGCGACGGACTGGAGCGCATCCTGCGTGGTCGCACGGGTGCGCTGATCGTTCTGGGCTACGACGAGCGGGTCGAGACGATCTGCGACGGCGGGTTCTCGCTGGATGTGCGGTTCGCCCCGACCCGGTTGCGCGAGCTGTCGAAGATGGACGGCGCCGTGGTGCTGTCCACCGACGGCAGCCGGATCGTACGAGCCAACGTCCAACTGGTGCCGGATCCGACGATCCCCACCGACGAGTCCGGAACCCGGCACCGCTCCGCCGAGCGCACCGCGATCCAGACCGGCTATCCGGTCGTCTCGGTGAGCCACTCGATGAACATCGTCACGGTGTACGTCTCCGGCGAACGCCATGTGGTGGCCGACTCAGCCACCATCCTGTCGCGGGCCAACCAGGCGATCGCCACGCTGGAGCGCTACAAGGCTCGCCTCGACGAGGTGTCCCGGCAGTTGTCCACCGCCGAGATCGAAGACTTCGTCACGCTGCGCGACGTCATGACGGTGGTGCAGCGGCTCGAGATGGTTCGCCGCATCGGCCTCGAAATCGATTACGACGCAGTGGAACTCGGCACCGACGGCAGACAGCTGCGACTACAGCTCGAAGAACTGCTTGGCGGCAACGACACCGCGCGCGAACTGATCATGCGCGACTATCACGCCAACCCCGACCCTCCGTCGAAGACTCAGGTCGCCTCGACGCTGGCCGAATTGGACTCGCTGTCGGACACCGAACTATTGGACTTCACCGCGCTGTCGCGCGTGTTCGGCTATCCCTCGACGGCGGAGGCACAGGATTCGGCACTGAGCGCCCGCGGCTATCGCGCGATGGCCGGTATACCGCGCCTGCAGTTCGCCCACGTCGACCTGCTGGTACGCCGCTTCGGTTCCCTGCAGGGGCTGTTGGCAGCCAGCGCCACCGACCTACAGTCCGTCGAAGGCATCGGTGCGATGTGGGCACGACACGTTCGCGAGGGCTTGTCGCAGCTGGCCGAGTCGACCA
Coding sequences within:
- the disA gene encoding DNA integrity scanning diadenylate cyclase DisA; the protein is MAVSTVNGVSGSAQPTAATLRETIGRLAPGTALRDGLERILRGRTGALIVLGYDERVETICDGGFSLDVRFAPTRLRELSKMDGAVVLSTDGSRIVRANVQLVPDPTIPTDESGTRHRSAERTAIQTGYPVVSVSHSMNIVTVYVSGERHVVADSATILSRANQAIATLERYKARLDEVSRQLSTAEIEDFVTLRDVMTVVQRLEMVRRIGLEIDYDAVELGTDGRQLRLQLEELLGGNDTARELIMRDYHANPDPPSKTQVASTLAELDSLSDTELLDFTALSRVFGYPSTAEAQDSALSARGYRAMAGIPRLQFAHVDLLVRRFGSLQGLLAASATDLQSVEGIGAMWARHVREGLSQLAESTIADRLV